ccgacgattaaaccgcaccgacctacctacctgaaaaatagctgatgggtcattactctggtaggtgcttatcaagcggttttctttcgtttaaaatacccactttaaaagatatggcccagccttaacttaaaatgggtgtgcaagtgaaggaaagtaaataaaactatgatgtattgcaaaacacaagtcaaatagggtacacagtaatgatatcgggttttggaaccggttccactacccgaatgcccatgagtggaaattcacaattatttcagtaattttaatgaaattataccgttgcttaattaagtcaTATTCTaataaacggaaaaaaaattataaagttaaaaggcattgtattacggaaaggaaacagaaagaaaaataaacaataaacataaataataataaacacaaaacaaaaaaataacggctcgggggttttatgtttttgcctgacagggttcaggtccctgaacgagatggagttgcaactgaatgcgtaaggcaaattgcgctagtatagcgaattgagctgcctatctcttgctgcaaattgaggccagggacctgaaccctaacaggagttgtcgtcatgttttgcctgacagcgttcaggcccctgaacgagatggagttgtgTTTTACACTCCATTTCTCCCCTTGGATACACGTTGTGAAATTAAAATGATTTTACGTTTTCGGTGGAAACCAGACGAAAGGCGATCACGAAAATGTATAGTCATGGTAGGAAAACGAATGCATTGTCATGGAATGGCCTTCGTGCGGGTTTTTGAATTGCTTatgtaaatattatttttgttctgtttCATGTGAACATGAAATTTATGGTGGAATGGTCTGATCAACAGAAAATGAATCACAATAAATATTATGCTAATTTTATCTCATCGTATCTCAGTGCATCCCAGAAAACTTCTGTTTTCAATTATCAGTATCCCGAGAAATCTATTTATTTCACGTTGTTAAACGTGGACAGCCCGCCTTGTTACTTACCGCTCAATTTTGCAAATGTTAAACAACGtggtttttttaaaccctaagAACGTAATATCCTATGGCGAGATCGAATTGCATATTACTACTCAAACAATGCAAGTGTGATTGCATAACATCTGCAGCAAGTCGTACTTCAACGTTTGGATCCGACGCCGGCCGTTAACGGCATCGAAAAAAGGAGGAAGAGAGAGCAACAAATTCTGAAGCCtgaaaaggggggaaggaatcaAGGAATAGGGGTAGTCTAAGGCAGAGGCAGCTCACAAGCTCAGTCAAGTCAGGGCAGCTGCCAAGAGAGAAGGTCGGTCGTCTGTTTGTTTCTGAGATTTCGACTCAGATTGCCACGCCCCAGCAGGTAAAAAAGTACTAGAttgcactacaataaaatgataatgtagccaagtaaactatcattttactGTTGTGAAcgcagtaaaataaaagtaacactaagtgggcgtatttttttctttgtttcaatatcaGTTTTAGTAACACCACTACACGTTTACTTGGacacactttgttttcagtagtgttCACTGTATATTTACTGACACAAACTGCTGTTTTACTATAGTAGGCACTAGTAATTGCTGTTTCACTATATTGAGCATTAATGCCACTTTATTCTTACTGAGACTCACATTGTTTTTACTGATTGCCACTGTACTTCtactttatatattttatgtatttatttttcgtggATACGCTTcactctcaatttttggtttctacctttttcctaactttcttctgatgacttaCACTTACAGATAAATTTTACTTTcccctttaaatttgtcatattttaaTTGCTTTTAaacaactatttccactttggcttttttaatttgttattgaacgtaaacattttctttgtttttttgaaatatttgggttgaattagcgattaaaaatgaaaaagatagaaattatagtttaaaattaaaatataattattaaaagtaggatttaattattaacacATACTCAAATgtattaaatgtaaacatactttagttttctGTCAGAATCTCTTAACTGAATCCTCGATATAGCCAGGAAAATGTATAAATGTTAATCTACCAAAATAGCTGAATTGTTAGGACGCTCGACTGTGAAAGTCTGTTACATATGTACCCGAGTTCACTCCCCACCGAAAAcctttttttccgttttagtcaatggtagactagtctaccataATATTATATTCTAAATTCACTGAATTTCATTATGCATTTACGAGGGTTTCACTAGAAAATGACTGCTTCGGTAAGTAATTCTATAGTTGTATagtatttctattttattattgtaaaaatactTGTTCAAAAATCCTTTAGCATTactcgagtttttttattgtattactTGAGTAATGCCAAGTAAAGTTTTACCTGGGGCAGTTACGGTCTGTGGTGCACAGTATATAGGAAACCGTGCTCATCCAAAGTTCGTTCGATGGCTTGGGAAGTTGCCCACGACTCAAcaccaaaattaaaaagcGTGTGAAGAATGGAAACGTGATTTGTCCTAAGGCCAATTTCGTTCAGGCCTGCCCTCCAGCAGTTACGCAACCGCCAAGGCTACCCTATCCGTTTTGAGCCATGGAGGTGAACAAAAACAAGACGCCGAAGCCAAATCCTAGACTTAACTCAAACTTTCTTTCTGCCCTTATATTCTGGTAAGTAGTTAGAGAACAAGAACATAGTATTTCGAAGAATTTGTTGAAATCAGCTGATTGTGATTGGATCGATAATGCCAGACACGTGACTTTTTGTGTACGGCTGCTGTCATGGAAACAGCAAAAGCGCGCCGATGCGGCTGCCTTTTTGAGTACAGCAGCAGTGCCTTTGTTGCTTATTAACTATGTATTTGATCATTTTCTTGATTCTTTGGAGACCTTAATTTTGAAAAGCATGTCAATAACTGGTACTGATTAAGTCCTATAGTTAGTTCTCAGAGGCCGAAAACGTACACATTTTTAttaagagaaaaggaaaatggtaTTCCATACGAATGTTCCACAAACAGTTCTTTTAAATCATTCTCCAACTGCAGGATTCCATTAGAAATCAgcatttaatttaattttcttttaaaggtgGGTGAACCCGTTTATGGGTGTTGGGGCAAAGAAAGATCTTGATGTTACCGACCTGTACGATGTTATGCCAGGAGACAATTCGGAAGAGCTTGGACTGAAATTGCAAAGGTAAGCTAAAATAGTGCAAGTTAACGGATTGCCGTAAAAAAGCGCTCTGTCACGCGATTGCATGGGATTTTAAATCTATTGCGATCGCAAAACAGGAACTTTGCCGTtataaacttgtttttttttctacttttattataACAATGAGCAGACATCGCCCTTCGTGCGTTACTTTAATAACAATAAAGGTTAGATTCAAATGTCGCATAGTTTGCATCCCGAATTGTATTCGAAATTGCATGTGAACCGGCTTTGCTCCAGGACTTAAAAACTAACATACGTTTAGTGTTAGTTACATATTTTAGTTATGCATGCACATACTAGTTTGCCGTAAGCAGTAGTTTGAATTGTGCTTTTACGTTTCCATCATGACTGTCAATgctgaaatgaaaataattaaaatttaacgGTCGCAGCATTTTCTCACCGACTTGACTCCCTTAActtaagtggattaataatACCTGATATAGCGTTAATTGTCCTATTTTCGTCTCTTTTGTCTCTGCAGGGAGTGGCACAACcaaatagaaaaatgtaagaaagatggaaacaaaagaaaaaagatcaaGCCTAGCCTTACGAAAGCTTTGGTCCGAACATTTGGACTCAAATTTCTACTGGTGGGCTTTCTAGCGTTTTTGGAAGAATGTGTATTTAAGTAGGCACCTTCGATGAacttttttcctctcttttttttaaacctatTCATTTGAAATCGGCAAATACTAGGATGTGCATCAATGTTAAACTAATTGTAAACAAATTAAAACCCTAAACAACCTAGGATTGGTCAACCCCTTTGTCTGGGCCAACTGGTTCACTACTTTGGcagtgaaaacaaaacaatatcCACCACGCAAGCTTATCTTTATGCGGCTGGGGTGGTGTTGGGTTCCGTTCTGTATACCATGACTCTTCAcccgtatttttttttatgccaaCATACCGGAATGCGAATCAGAGTTGCAGCGTGTTCTCTTGTTTATAAAAAGGTATTTTCgcttttcatttcaatcgCCCATGAAAATCTATTATTCAATTCCTTTAAAGTGCCTGCTGCTCAGCCAAAAGGCTCTGGGACAAACAACCATTGGGCAAATGGTCAACATTATGTCCAATGACGTCAATCGCTACGATTTTTCAGTCATCTTTCTTCATTATCTTTGGGTAAGGGCGATCGTATCAGCTTGAACGATGTATGTTAAAACTTTTGCATTTCATTAGGTCGGGCCGCTGCACACAATAATTAGTATGGTTATTCTGCTTCACGTCATCGGACCTTCTTGCTTGGTCGGGCTTGCAGTATTGATTCTCTTCGTCCCTTTGCAAAgtataaatttgaaaaaaatcaaaaatatacTGCATACAACGATATTTGCCAGAAAACTATATTCCGCTTTATCTTATCAGGTTGGATGGGTAAAGTGTTTTCAAAGCTCCGACTGGAAACTGCGAAACGTACAGACGAAAGGATAAGAACGATGAACGAAATTATTTCCGCGATGAGGGTGATTAAAATGTACACCTGGGAGAAGCCTTTTGCCAAACTGATTTCCAAGTGCCGTCGGTATTTGATGAAGACATTTAGAAGGTGTTAGCActttttctgattttcatttttttttttttatctttagaAAGGAGATAAATGTTATTAAGCGGACGAATCACTTCCGCGCACTCAACATGAGTCTCTTCTTTACGTCCTCGAAACTCATTATATTTTTAACTTTCTTGGTATTTATCTTTACCGGCAACCATTTAACTGCTGAAAAGGTATACAATAgctttcattattttttcttctcaatttttaggtttttaatttatcaaatattttaaacagGTTTTTGTGACTGTTTCCCTGTTCAATAATATTCGCATTATTATGATATCGTTTTTCCCCGGTGCGATAACTATGGCGGCAGAAGCTAGAGTCTCTACTAAGCGTATCGAagtatttttcatttgcttttcATCTGAGTAAATTGCTTTCTAACAGATAATCGTATCGCCCACCTCAATGCAGAATTTCTTATTGTTGGatgagattgaaaaaaatgcTCAGGCAAAAGTGCACCCAGCATTATCCGATTGTCTGGTTGAATTGAATCAATTGACAGTCAAGTGGCCAGCTGCTGGAGAGAAAGAAGACAATACGTTGACGAATATTTCTTTCACCATCCGTCCTGGCCAGGTGTTTGCCATCGTTGGTCAAGTTGGGTCTGGCAAGGTCAGTCATTAAAGTAAAATCATTAAAACTCGTTCCCTATACGCCATGCTGTATTTTTGGAATTGATTCATTCATATTATTACccgatttttccttttatttacttgatactgtttttttctaaataataGAGCTCGCTGTTGAATGTCCTTCTCGGCGAGCTTTCTCCGTCAACGGGAACCTGTCGAGTTGCGGGGAAGATCGCTTACGCTTCTCAAGAATCTTGGATCTTCTCTGGAACGGTGCGTCAGAATATTTTGTGTGGATTGGAGTACGATCTCAAACGATACAAAAAAGTGATCAAAGCCTGGTATTGTACTCTTGTGTCACCCCACCTTATTTCAATTATAATAGTATGTTTTTACACTGAACAGTGCATTGGATAAGGATTTTAGCCTCTTCCCTAACGGTGACCAGACCGCAGTGGGCGAGCGGGGTGTCTCGCTTAGTGGTGGTCAGAAGGCGCGAGTTAATCTTGCCCGATCCCTTTACGTCGATGCCGATATTTACCTAATGGACGACCCTCTTAGTGCTGTAGACACTCATGTAGGACGCCACCTGTTCGACAAAGCCATTAATGGATACCTGAGTGACAAAATACGAGTGTTAGTCACTCACCAACTTCAGTACTTGAAAGATGTAGACCAGATTCTCATTCTCAAAGCGGTAAGCTCATATCTAAAGCGAATTTATTTTCTCTGttgtttaattttgtttttcttgtgatGTAGGGTCGTGTTGAAGCGATGGGATCCTACAAGGAAATTAGTAATAGTGTGTTGGATATTGCGAAAACAATAGAATACGAAGAGCCAGAACTAGAGGCAGATAACTTGACGCGGTCTTTCTCTGAATGTGACATTGACGGTTCGATTTCAAGGTGTGGGTCTATCTCGAGCACAATACGGCAACGTGTGGGATCTGTCACATCAAGGTCTTCAGTGAAAGAGGTCTGGCTTTTACTTGATTCACTGCGTTGTAACAAGCAATTCAATTTTCGATTCGACTtagaaaaaagaggagaaaccAACGTTTGCGGAAGAATCTCGCTCCTCTGGTAGTGTGTCTCCTAAAATCTATTGGGAATACTTTCGGTCGGGTGGCAGCTGCATGTCACTCTTCACAATGACCGTCACTTGCATCATCACTCAAGTCCTTTTCAGTGGATCCGATTATTGGTTAGTCTAGTAAATCGTATTTCACTATTGGATTATGTGTAGCGATTTTTATGATTGCTAGGCTGACCTTGTGGACGAATGCTGAAGAACTTCGTGCTACGCACAGCAATGTAACGGAAAATTCGACATACATACCTGTTACTGAAAACGGTTTCTTTAACGTCACATCCGGCACGGAAGAAACTGCTGTTTTTTCTGGTGCATGGTGGAAGAATCCCGACACGTACACGGGCGTATACGTTTTTACCATCCTCATTATTTGTGTTTTCATCTTCTCGTTTATTCGCACTATCCATTACTTCATGATGTGCATGATCTCGTCGATCAACTTGCACAATCGCATGTTCCAGTCGGTTATCCGCAcacctcttcttttcttcgatCAAAATCCAGTCGGTATGAATCAACatccatccttttttttccatacaaTTTCATGCTacaataataattattattttattttatttttaggacGTGTTTTGAATCGTTTTGCCAAAGATATTGGATCCGTGGACGAGATGTTACCTTCCGCCTTCTTCGACGTTATTACTGTAAAACCTTTTTAATGCGAAATGAATGTAAATCAATAATCTATACTTTTGAAAATTTCTCTTTCAGATTGCTCTGACTGCTGTTGGTATTCTGTTCCTGGTTGGCCTAGTCAACCCTTGGTTATTATTACCAATTCTATTTCTTTCCATCGTTTTTGTCAATCTTCGGCAATTCTACTTGAAAACAGCTCGCGATGTGAAGCGTCTCGAAGCTACCAGTGAGTTACTATCCTGTGATATGCTTTTTGCTCTTGATTTATGATAAACCCTATGATTAATTACAGCTCGGAGTCCCGTTTTTACCCACTTGTCCTCATCATTGGTTGGTCTAACCACCTTGAGAGCCCATCGATGTGAAGTGATCTTCCAAACAATCTTCGATGAATGCCAAGATGTTCACACCTCTGCTTGGTACATGTTTTTGTCGACCACTCGATGGTTTGGCATTTGGCTGGATTGGATTTGCGTCATCTATGTTGGCTGTGTTACCTACGCCTGCTTGGCACTACGTGATTGtataaaaaacaattaactTAACTTGTGGCTTATTTTCAGTTATCGACAGAACAACTTAGCAGTTTGATTAATTTATTCTTGTTATTTATCCTTCCAGCTATGACCGGAAGTGAAGCCGGGCTTGCGATATCCTCAGCAATGGCCTTGACGGGTATGTTCCAGTGGGGTGTAaagtaaaatcaaatttttctcgttcaaaaaaagaaaaaataaataaaataaaaataaaatgttacaTGATGATGTCTATTGTAAATGAATTACAGACAATCAGCAGAAGTGGAAAACCAAATGACGTCCGTTGAACGTGTTATTGACTATAGCAAATTGCCCTCAGAGGCTCCCCTAGATTCGGCCTCAGGTGGATTCAAACTTCATTCTGCTCTTACTCATAaatatgcattttttttccctctcatTTTTGTCTCTTCAGGAAAGAAACCTCCAGACACGTGGCCACTGAGTGGGACTATCCAATTTGATGGGATGTCTCTTCGTTATATTGAAGCTGACCAACCTGTTTTGAAAAGCATCACTTGTTTAATTCGAGCAAATGAGAAGGTTTTATATTGAAACTTAAACAACCGAACGCAGTTCTTATTACCAAATTTCTTAGATTGGCATTGTCGGTCGAACGGGAGCTGGTAAATCATCCCTTATTGCAGCTTTGTTTCGATTGACAGAGCCAGACGGCCACATTATAATTGATGGCATCGACAGCAAATCGATCGGTCTTCATGACTTACGATCGAAGATAGCCATCATTCCACAAGATCCCGTTTTGTTTTCGGGTTCACTTAGGAAAAATTTGGATCCCTTCGGTCTTCACAGTGACGATGCCCTCTGGAACGCTCTGGAAGGGGCTAAACTGAAGGAGATGGTTAAGGATCTATCCGCCGGACTAGAAGCAAATATGACTGAAGGAGGAGCTAACTTTTCCGTTGGTCAAAGACAGCTCATCTGTTTGGCACGAGCTATTCTTAGACAAAATCGTATCCTTGTTTTGGACGAAGCCACAGCTAACGTCGATCAAAAGTAAATCTTTGACAAATTACAAGCGGAAGTTTTAACTCATCTATGTTGATCTTTTTATGTTTGCGTAGAACGGATTCCCTTATCCAGCTAACGATCCGAGAGAGGTTCCGAGATTGTACTGTCTTGACGATTGCCCATCGTTTAAATACAATCATGGATTCTGACAGAATCATGTTACTTGATGCTGGCTATCTAAAGGTAAAGACAAATTTAAGAATCGCTACTACCTCACTCTCTAAATATTTAACTGTTAAATTGATAACTTAAGGAATTTGGTGAGCCTGCTATTCTTTTGGAAAATCCCAAAAGCATGTTTTATAGCTTAGTAGAACAAACTGGTCCTATCGTTGCTACTCACTTAACTGAATTGGCTAAACAGGTAAAACTATTTAAGCTCTTAAATTCTGAACTGAAGCAAAAATACCTTGGCGATTTCGTTTCCCCCTACAGGCTGCTGAACAAAGGCGCAGAAAGGGTACAAACGCAGCGGATTTAACTATGGAAACTAATGGGAATACCATCCGTCACCAGTTATGTCCGAAAGCTTCTCAAGAACAAGGGTTAGATGAATCAGAGTTTGAAACGGAAAagttgaaaattcaaaattataACGTACACTCGTTATCGGTGTCTTCctagaaaaattttttcgttGAAAACTGCCATTCTGTTGTTAATTCTTAATTGTGAATGCATAATGGAAAATAGATCTAAATACAATTAAGCTCGGTTTTGAAATTGCGTGCTTGATCATggtttttctccttttctcgTGTAAGAAATGGCAAGCCGCATTTCTTGCACACATCTCTTGTCTCCCACACCTATcaccctttttcttcttttcagcTTAAAGTTCTTTTGCCGATGGCTCTGGCCTTCAACCTCCCAAATTACTTGGCCttcaaacttgtttctttttcacagaGGTATGCATTTTCAACCAAAATATAAATTCCCAGTGCGACACCTAATCCTAAATGACCTCGCTTCTTGGTATAAATGTTGGTGCTTTTCAACATTGTCAGTCTTTTCCAGTCAGTTGCTCGGAGCAGTTTTCGTCGTCTAGTCGTTCCGAATAGTTGAAATGTCGGTTCTCTTACCGCCAGTCCTGAGCAGTAGACCTTTTTTGCAATGCAAAAAGTATGGAATTTTCCATGAGGCAACGCCGAAATCGGCCATCTTTATTCCGTGTTTTCATTTCCCTGTGTAATTTCTAGCGATTGGCCCCCGAAAAGCTCTAATCAGAGTAACCGCCCTAAAAATGGCATTCGGGGCTCAATCGGTGTGTCATTTCGTCAAACAGGGTAGTGCGGGGGGAAATTTATCCCAATTGCCACGACACCGTTTTAAAAGATGGCGGCTGTTACGGTTTTAGGCTAAAAATCGGGGTAGTCGGGTAGAATGAGGTATAATCGGAACTGTGATTGGGGCAATCGGGTCGAAAACTATATCATTTATGCAATCAGGGTTGTATCCCTGATTCTGTCCCCAGATTGAACCCTGATTACGTTCGGGGCAAAAAATTTCCCCTTGTTAAAgttgaatttgttttgttttgagtgAAAGAGAGCGCCCTTTCATTTCactcaaaacaaaataaaagatcaACATTAATAGAGCTTGTAAACATCCAGGGTTGTCAATTatattaaagtaaaaatttcTCATTGTATACGAACTCGGTggtagggatcggccccgaccctaattGGGGAGCATTTGgccaatcgggttttgaaattCGGGGCTCAgggtgaaatttttaaacccTGATCTTAatcggggtgcctaatcggggatgcaatcccgattgcaatcaatcgatcgaatcgaaatcgattattataatgaaaatcggggagttcacccggttgccccgataaaaacccgacccaaattcgtagTTTGAATTAAGGCGCCATTTTCATAAATGGTTTCGAGACAAGCGGGTTTATCTCGATTTTTTCCCGCCCCGCCCCGGCTGACGAAATGGCACCCCGATTCATCCCCGATTGTATTTTcccggggcggggcggtttacccgattatggctaatcggggccgatcgctactCGGTGGAAGGACTCGACCCCGGTGTAAACATGGGTTGACCTTGACGAGCTCAATAATGGAATATGCTGGCACGATGGGGAAAAATttatgaaaacatttttttttgtgttgctagaaacaaaaatatttatttttgacggttttcgggtattttgagctgctacatggagtcgaccccaaatttgacgaggatcacgaaaatgtgaatcttttCTGACAGACCAATAAACAAGGAGttattttacattttaaaaccggaagtaaaaccaaaaattgaaattcaggaaatctaaaaaaatgaGCTTTGTTCTCCTCTAAATGGTTAACAAtattttgatagttgtaaaagtaaactattgttttaaaaagttatgtggtgttttaaaagttctaaaagtttaatttcagttctgatacctaaatagacttgaatcgaaaaatcaaaCATCTAACACGATTAAACCCCTTACTTCCTTGGTATTTAGTTAAACCTGCAACCGAAATATGACAGTTCTtctcaaaacaatgtttcgggttctactagtatctggctCATAGCCTTCTATAGAAACGGTCAGGAAGCTGGCTATCTCCTCTGTGGAACTCAAGTTTGGCATCCTCCCACCGACCCACAGCCGCCTCTGGCTCTTTTTCCCTAGCTACGGCTCTAGCAACGAAAACGTCCAGTccaaaaaagtggaaaggacGTTTTCGTTTCTTCGCGAAGAAGGCTTATACGAAGCGGACTCAATTAAATCCGGTATCAAAGCAGAAAGCACCTGTTATATTTCATATATCACATTGCATATTAGGCAATAATACatgcaaaaaaagagaaggttgaTACCTTGTTCGAGAAGTAGTTGGATTATCCCAAGTGAGATTTAAATCGGTAGCCGTTCTATCTGCCACTTTGACAAATGTATCGCCAATAATTCAACGATTTTCTACCGGATTAACAGTCCGATACAGCGACGAAGTTTGGTGACCATACACGTTGGAGGAAGCCTCGTAGAAAGTCAAACTTGCTTTAACAacttaaaacaatttaaaacatcaaatctgatcgctggtatgaagaagacatgagaagccactgtctGTAAAATAACTCGGTCATAGAACAAGAATTCTATACCTtagaatttgagatgtgacaggacgacgaatcaattaatctcgtatcaaatTATGGCAAATCCTAAGATTCTGAACGGTTAAGAAAAATATCTCAAATCACCCGAAGATCGAGCCCGAGTTGTTGTGAATTATAAACCTtagaatttgagatgtgacaggacgacgaatcaattaatctcgtatcaaatTAGGGCCAATCCTAAGATTCTGAACGGTCAAGAAAAATATCTCAAATCACCCAAAGATTGGGCCCGAGTTGTTGTGAACTAGGGACAACCTGCTCGGATTCATTTTTATGCAAGAAACCGTTATCGACATGGATGCAAAAGTTTACAGAGTAAGAAATTGTCTAATGGAATTGTATGCCTTTTACCATTTAACTGCCTCATTGCAAATTTACTCTATTGCTTGCGTGCTATTTGATTGCAACGTTCAATTACTTTTTCTtaatagagcaagtgattgacgcgtactccctccctatttgtgaacgcactcttgcggatttcgCCATTTTTGTTACGAGTCTAGTTAAGGgtatttaattctagaaaacagctaaattttaatgtttaacggtaTTATTTACATTATGTGTAAGGAAAAATGAGCTACGTTGTAAAAGGGTGTCATCATACCCAGGGCCTAAGACAATGCaaattgtaaacaataccgttaaacattaaaatttagctgttttctagaattaaatacccctaatttaatattaaaatgtagctagttcatttacctttaacacaaaattattgctagtatcctttggtaaattgggaaggtttcacaaatttttttttgcgatccccttttttccctataaggattcctcagaggaaaaacggactcgtaacaaacatggcaaaatccgcaagagtgcgttcacaaatagggagggggtacgcgtcaatcacttgctctattaCACGGGCAAGATCATATTTACCTCATTTTTTCACTTGAGTTTGAAACCAGGAAAGTCTAGGATATGGCTGATGCACACCAACACAATATTATCTTCCTTGAATGTGAAACATGGTGTTAATTTAATTGAAAACAGTAAAATTATATAATTGAAAATTGTAACATTAATGTATGCACAGATCTCTTTGCCATTGTTAAATGTGACCACAACACACGTTTGATTAGCTGAATTGGGTTTCTTGTGCTTCCAGATGGCAGTTCTCAAAACAACTCCTTTAAATGGTGGGTTTCCACTTCAATGATTAAAAGTGCCCCTTCGATATAACCTCGAGATAACAATAATGCATcgaagttttcttttaaaaattgaagattaGTACAATTTTTTTCGAAGTACAAAGTTATTAAATTACGTGAGCAATGGTGTCGAGGAAGTGAACATCATTCCAACTGATGCATCGGACGACGAAGAAACTCTAACCAAAAAGCGACGACTTTTCTAATACCtctgcaaacaaaacaataaattgcACTTCAATTAGTTTTAATCATG
This sequence is a window from Daphnia magna isolate NIES linkage group LG7, ASM2063170v1.1, whole genome shotgun sequence. Protein-coding genes within it:
- the LOC116926973 gene encoding ATP-binding cassette subfamily C member 4 isoform X1; translated protein: MEVNKNKTPKPNPRLNSNFLSALIFWWVNPFMGVGAKKDLDVTDLYDVMPGDNSEELGLKLQREWHNQIEKCKKDGNKRKKIKPSLTKALVRTFGLKFLLVGFLAFLEECVFKIGQPLCLGQLVHYFGSENKTISTTQAYLYAAGVVLGSVLYTMTLHPYFFLCQHTGMRIRVAACSLVYKKCLLLSQKALGQTTIGQMVNIMSNDVNRYDFSVIFLHYLWVGPLHTIISMVILLHVIGPSCLVGLAVLILFVPLQSWMGKVFSKLRLETAKRTDERIRTMNEIISAMRVIKMYTWEKPFAKLISKCRRKEINVIKRTNHFRALNMSLFFTSSKLIIFLTFLVFIFTGNHLTAEKVFVTVSLFNNIRIIMISFFPGAITMAAEARVSTKRIENFLLLDEIEKNAQAKVHPALSDCLVELNQLTVKWPAAGEKEDNTLTNISFTIRPGQVFAIVGQVGSGKSSLLNVLLGELSPSTGTCRVAGKIAYASQESWIFSGTVRQNILCGLEYDLKRYKKVIKACALDKDFSLFPNGDQTAVGERGVSLSGGQKARVNLARSLYVDADIYLMDDPLSAVDTHVGRHLFDKAINGYLSDKIRVLVTHQLQYLKDVDQILILKAGRVEAMGSYKEISNSVLDIAKTIEYEEPELEADNLTRSFSECDIDGSISRCGSISSTIRQRVGSVTSRSSVKEKKEEKPTFAEESRSSGSVSPKIYWEYFRSGGSCMSLFTMTVTCIITQVLFSGSDYWLTLWTNAEELRATHSNVTENSTYIPVTENGFFNVTSGTEETAVFSGAWWKNPDTYTGVYVFTILIICVFIFSFIRTIHYFMMCMISSINLHNRMFQSVIRTPLLFFDQNPVGRVLNRFAKDIGSVDEMLPSAFFDVITIALTAVGILFLVGLVNPWLLLPILFLSIVFVNLRQFYLKTARDVKRLEATTRSPVFTHLSSSLVGLTTLRAHRCEVIFQTIFDECQDVHTSAWYMFLSTTRWFGIWLDWICVIYVGCVTYACLALRDSMTGSEAGLAISSAMALTGMFQWGVKQSAEVENQMTSVERVIDYSKLPSEAPLDSASGKKPPDTWPLSGTIQFDGMSLRYIEADQPVLKSITCLIRANEKIGIVGRTGAGKSSLIAALFRLTEPDGHIIIDGIDSKSIGLHDLRSKIAIIPQDPVLFSGSLRKNLDPFGLHSDDALWNALEGAKLKEMVKDLSAGLEANMTEGGANFSVGQRQLICLARAILRQNRILVLDEATANVDQKTDSLIQLTIRERFRDCTVLTIAHRLNTIMDSDRIMLLDAGYLKEFGEPAILLENPKSMFYSLVEQTGPIVATHLTELAKQAAEQRRRKGTNAADLTMETNGNTIRHQLCPKASQEQGLDESEFETEKLKIQNYNVHSLSVSS